From a single Alphaproteobacteria bacterium genomic region:
- a CDS encoding DUF1127 domain-containing protein, with the protein MAYISATHTEQALTSLFHRMATAWDSWNFHHRRRRVVATLTRTLDDRLLDDIGLPPGRSAADDASASGLAGSANDRALMRHMGPSPWWGPGNDARVDYWLRERALTDHHSNR; encoded by the coding sequence ATGGCCTACATCAGCGCTACCCATACCGAGCAGGCTCTGACGTCGCTCTTTCATCGCATGGCTACGGCCTGGGACTCGTGGAATTTTCATCATCGCCGCCGCCGCGTCGTCGCTACCCTGACGCGGACTCTCGACGACCGTTTGCTCGACGACATCGGCCTGCCGCCAGGTCGCTCGGCGGCCGACGACGCGTCGGCGTCGGGTCTCGCCGGGTCGGCTAACGACCGGGCATTGATGCGGCACATGGGCCCGTCGCCGTGGTGGGGCCCGGGCAACGACGCGCGCGTCGATTACTGGCTCCGCGAACGCGCCTTGACCGATCACCATTCGAACCGCTAA
- a CDS encoding LysR family transcriptional regulator — translation MNSHLESDLLRTFVAIADSGSFTRAAETVHRTQSAVSMQVKRLEDATGTSLFDRGTRGVKLTAPGEKLLGDARRILTLIDQAAASLRGEPLEGAVRIGIPADYGPTILPRALGNFAKNNTGVEITVRCGASADLNAALSDEELDLVVVWEETIRAGSEVLLYDPTVWATSESHCPHEQDPMPVALYEHGCWCRDWAVMTLDQHPKDYRVAYTSDSSEGLKSAVSSGLAIAPLSRRMIPPGCRELTKEDGFWNILDSNVVMRRRSNVPSPVLEEMAAAIREAFQAPLADADVALSQVG, via the coding sequence ATGAACAGCCATCTTGAGAGCGACCTGCTGCGCACCTTCGTTGCCATCGCCGATAGCGGGAGTTTTACCCGGGCGGCGGAAACCGTGCATCGCACGCAATCGGCGGTCAGCATGCAGGTGAAGCGGTTGGAAGATGCGACCGGGACCTCGCTGTTCGATCGGGGAACCCGGGGCGTCAAGCTGACCGCGCCCGGTGAAAAACTCCTCGGCGATGCCCGCCGCATTTTGACCCTCATCGATCAAGCCGCGGCCTCGTTGCGCGGCGAGCCCCTTGAAGGCGCGGTGCGGATCGGCATACCGGCGGATTACGGCCCGACGATATTGCCCCGGGCGTTGGGCAATTTTGCCAAGAACAACACGGGCGTCGAGATCACCGTGAGGTGCGGCGCCTCGGCCGACCTCAACGCGGCCTTGTCCGACGAAGAGCTCGATCTGGTCGTGGTCTGGGAAGAAACGATCAGGGCCGGCAGCGAGGTCCTGCTCTACGATCCGACCGTGTGGGCGACATCGGAAAGCCATTGCCCCCATGAACAGGATCCGATGCCGGTGGCACTGTACGAGCACGGGTGCTGGTGCCGCGACTGGGCGGTGATGACCCTCGATCAGCACCCCAAGGACTACCGCGTCGCTTACACCAGCGACAGCAGCGAGGGGTTGAAATCGGCGGTCAGCTCAGGCCTGGCGATCGCGCCGCTGTCGCGGCGGATGATACCGCCCGGATGCCGCGAGCTCACCAAGGAAGATGGGTTCTGGAACATCCTCGATTCGAACGTCGTCATGCGTCGCCGCAGCAATGTCCCGTCGCCGGTGTTGGAAGAAATGGCGGCGGCGATACGCGAGGCCTTTCAGGCGCCGCTCGCCGATGCCGATGTCGCCTTGAGCCAGGTCGGCTAG